A single region of the Streptococcus sanguinis genome encodes:
- a CDS encoding RES domain-containing protein, producing the protein MEEYIVRSAPEKGNFLEELFDEFSVNQEVESICQNCSNKISKSESYFDDDELMERLYHFIGEQLTSKIEGCQFCSQPSEIFTSMRHGGFFDEEDDVEGMIDDLDTSIEVGEFIYDQFDLDTIDEIVKSMYCPVCGFGSGPNYDEKIDYGFFDEFSKIYTKESLDEFDERFYGEIEEIEKEVSLLANELTMEELVDLKDEYIQNKLYVSQNKAFLSLEEVIKSLYEKGGYYPLASGRTIFRTRTMELGYQISESPPDDKLWEPPYGVSGHGRYNDIGVSVLYCANNLDVLQEEVPLDQGKEYVYAKFILSKTLKMFPINFVFKRGKDKQSDFDGLISQPSKSDSKSFRIEYIMSNIVAAICSKIGYNGIAYKSTKCLESINYAFLRFDKENELTMVEVFK; encoded by the coding sequence GTGGAAGAGTACATTGTAAGAAGTGCTCCAGAAAAAGGAAATTTTCTTGAAGAACTTTTTGATGAATTTTCTGTAAACCAAGAAGTAGAAAGTATATGCCAAAATTGTAGTAATAAAATATCGAAAAGTGAATCTTACTTTGATGACGATGAGTTAATGGAAAGATTGTATCATTTTATTGGAGAGCAACTAACATCTAAAATTGAAGGTTGTCAGTTTTGTTCTCAACCATCAGAAATATTTACCAGTATGCGACATGGTGGATTCTTTGATGAAGAGGATGATGTTGAGGGTATGATTGATGATTTAGATACCTCAATTGAAGTAGGAGAATTTATCTATGATCAATTTGATTTAGATACCATTGATGAAATTGTTAAATCTATGTACTGCCCAGTGTGTGGCTTTGGTTCTGGACCTAATTATGATGAAAAAATAGACTATGGTTTTTTTGATGAGTTTTCGAAAATTTACACAAAAGAATCTTTAGACGAATTTGATGAAAGGTTTTATGGAGAAATTGAAGAAATAGAGAAAGAAGTCAGCTTATTGGCAAATGAATTAACAATGGAAGAGTTAGTTGACTTGAAGGATGAATATATACAAAATAAACTTTATGTTTCTCAAAATAAAGCTTTTTTAAGTCTTGAAGAAGTTATTAAGTCTTTGTATGAAAAGGGAGGTTATTACCCTTTAGCTTCTGGAAGAACAATTTTTAGAACACGAACTATGGAACTTGGCTATCAAATTAGCGAATCACCGCCAGATGACAAATTATGGGAGCCTCCATATGGGGTATCGGGGCATGGAAGGTATAATGATATTGGAGTGAGTGTTCTATATTGTGCTAATAACTTAGATGTTCTTCAAGAAGAAGTTCCTTTAGATCAAGGGAAGGAATATGTATATGCTAAATTTATTCTTAGTAAAACTTTAAAAATGTTTCCAATAAATTTTGTTTTTAAGAGAGGGAAAGATAAACAGAGTGATTTTGATGGACTTATTTCTCAGCCATCAAAATCGGATTCAAAGTCATTTAGGATAGAATATATTATGAGCAATATTGTTGCAGCAATCTGTTCAAAAATAGGATATAACGGAATAGCGTATAAATCTACTAAGTGTCTGGAATCTATAAATTATGCTTTTCTTAGATTTGATAAAGAAAACGAACTTACGATGGTTGAAGTATTTAAATAA
- the fbpA gene encoding Rqc2 family fibronectin-binding protein FbpA, translating into MSFDGFFLHHMTEELSRELLSGRIQKINQPFEQELVLQIRSNRKSHKLLLSAHSVFGRVQLTDTTFENPAVPNTFIMVMRKYLQGAVIEAIQQVENDRILEISVSNKNEIGDSVAVTLVIEIMGKHSNIILLDKASGKIIEAIKHVGFSQNSYRTILPGSTYVAPPQTGSLNPFAVGDEKLFEILHTEDLEPKRLQQIFQGLGRDTATELSGRLTADKLKTFRAFFASPTQPSLTEKSFSALLFSDSKTQMSTLSELLDTFYKDKAERDRVNQQASELIRRVENELEKNRKKLVKQEEELLATENAEEFRQKGELLTTFLHQVPNDQDQVELDNYYTGEKIIISLDKALTPNQNAQRYFKRYQKLKEAVKHLTSLIEETRTTILYLESVETALSQASLTEIAEIREELIQTGFIRRRQREKIHKRQKPEKYLATDGQTIILVGRNNLQNDELTFKMAKKDELWFHAKDIPGSHVVITGNLQPSDEVKTDAAELAAYFSKARLSNLVQVDMIETRKLNKPTGGKPGFVTYTGQKTLRVTPDEEKIKSMKI; encoded by the coding sequence ATGTCTTTCGACGGATTTTTTTTACACCACATGACAGAGGAGCTCAGCCGCGAATTGTTGAGCGGCCGTATTCAGAAGATTAATCAGCCCTTTGAACAGGAGCTGGTTTTACAGATTCGCAGCAACCGTAAAAGCCACAAGCTGCTCTTATCAGCCCACTCGGTCTTTGGGCGCGTCCAGCTGACAGATACCACGTTTGAAAATCCAGCTGTTCCCAATACCTTTATCATGGTGATGCGCAAATACCTGCAGGGCGCTGTTATTGAAGCAATCCAGCAGGTGGAGAATGACCGGATTTTGGAAATCAGCGTCTCCAATAAGAACGAAATCGGCGATAGCGTGGCTGTGACTCTGGTCATCGAAATCATGGGCAAGCACAGCAATATCATTCTCTTGGACAAGGCTAGCGGTAAGATTATTGAGGCCATCAAACATGTCGGATTTTCACAAAATAGCTATCGAACGATCCTGCCTGGCTCAACCTATGTCGCACCGCCTCAGACAGGCAGTCTCAATCCTTTCGCTGTGGGTGATGAAAAGCTCTTTGAAATCTTACATACTGAAGACTTAGAGCCCAAACGCCTGCAGCAGATTTTTCAGGGATTGGGCCGAGATACGGCTACTGAGCTCAGTGGCCGTCTGACAGCTGACAAGCTCAAAACTTTCCGTGCATTTTTTGCCAGTCCAACTCAGCCAAGCCTGACCGAAAAATCCTTCTCTGCTCTGCTATTTTCCGACAGCAAGACCCAAATGTCCACGCTATCCGAGCTTTTGGACACTTTCTATAAGGACAAGGCTGAGCGAGATCGAGTCAACCAGCAGGCTAGCGAACTGATTCGTCGAGTAGAAAATGAGTTGGAAAAGAACCGAAAAAAGCTGGTTAAGCAAGAGGAAGAACTTCTAGCAACGGAGAATGCAGAGGAATTCCGTCAAAAAGGGGAGCTCTTAACTACCTTTCTCCATCAGGTACCTAACGATCAGGACCAGGTTGAGTTGGATAATTACTATACAGGTGAGAAGATTATCATCTCGCTTGACAAGGCCCTGACTCCCAACCAAAATGCCCAGCGCTATTTCAAACGTTACCAGAAGCTCAAGGAAGCCGTCAAACACCTGACCAGCTTGATTGAGGAGACACGGACTACGATTCTCTACCTAGAGAGCGTGGAAACAGCCCTTTCTCAGGCCAGCCTGACTGAAATTGCAGAAATTCGGGAGGAACTAATCCAGACTGGCTTTATCCGCCGACGCCAAAGAGAGAAAATCCACAAAAGACAGAAACCGGAGAAATATTTGGCAACAGATGGCCAAACTATTATCCTAGTTGGACGCAATAATCTACAAAATGACGAGCTGACGTTTAAGATGGCCAAGAAGGACGAGCTTTGGTTTCACGCCAAGGATATTCCAGGTAGTCATGTGGTCATCACAGGCAATCTTCAGCCCAGCGATGAAGTCAAGACAGACGCTGCCGAGTTAGCAGCCTATTTTTCCAAAGCTAGACTCTCCAATCTGGTCCAAGTAGATATGATTGAGACTAGAAAGCTCAACAAACCAACCGGTGGAAAGCCAGGATTTGTCACCTATACGGGCCAGAAAACCCTGCGCGTCACACCGGATGAAGAGAAAATTAAAAGCATGAAGATATAA
- a CDS encoding CshA/CshB family fibrillar adhesin-related protein yields the protein MGKDLFNPHLRKFSIRKLNVGVCSVLLSTLLLLGAAAQVSADEASDSGAQNDVSQTGIAESSVNSAETVASEHLHAKESSALAFATETLQSDDNPSPRSSEPEKVEESTESTATKSVEDTQPITVHPETSNAAVVSEKSEATADLAQPNRFRRVRRDATPTGQQNSLTTGVPIGTGSAGADDATSTPRVPKPSLEESVKKDSTQLAKQITWLDFSDIASWKGLDSRGGLQVGTTFKKEISPGYEVTLTVTELKPFNSTEIYRKRVKGTPTENTYNPNAQNDFLQSSSKYGRTPLSVIGASQDQWTTIRNQGFNTQNHKTQLVYPEDSANWGVKFNIEATYLGKRVAPTVVMADGEDANPGEFAIFTTNGEGWEYLGEWKNKSTAKEAYTVITKQMVDEADKKTRGGLLILRDKSVDWYKYLSPDTVTGGLGSQVFGPNRSNERTVPVVMTRGASEVGFYVASSGQQAMMMGFLVVDGSDAPATYGEAFHTISGRDSVTGKLINQPYLGTTPADIDVESSNDWVLDDKKEHKDEGASQLLADDQLSASNDLLDLDKATNGTYTIKIKANPNGNAKSYVKAWIDFNNDGVFSESEGSNLQEITAAGDYTLTFNANSNISGGQVDKLGMRFRIATNKGDIEQPTGIAFSGEVEDMLLHRIYPPKGEKQTTDGFTGETQTTILHFTPKGTDRSDDSVNAVMSTQAPQVLDKKGQVLTAVDGNYIRPEGTYQVTVNGNDVQVTFTPNAEFSGIADGINIRWTDSNGTSTGWTSTDTSDPNKNDQLTSMDGRHVPTVRKIPNYESNGIQGLDQNKTLIFNDDDANTAPLMPDATHPAIFVDANGQTVAGNTVPAMSNGQQVGTYELDPNTGQVTFKPIKTFYGTPDPVVVQVSDTDGKAHRARYQPNVTQVTPRSTDVESTGLQGQAQSGKPTFTPGDQQIPIDMSKAMTFENGTNTLEVANEGTYTINSDDTISFKPLKQFTGKATPVTVKRVDTNGTEVTATYTPNVTKVTPTSTPAISSGPQGVPQTGTPVFKEGDPAVPIDYNKQMTFDDGQPKKTVAGVGEYTINSDGSITFTPDKKYVGTPAAVTVKRVDENGTEVRATYTPTVTEVTPRSTNAVSSGLQGQPQSGKPTFTPGDKAVPIDMSQPMTFEDNQTTKKVDKVGTYVIESDGTITFTPDKQYVGTPSPVTVKRVDTNGTEVRATYTPAVTRVTPTSTNAESTGLQGQPQSGKPTFSPGDQAVPIDMTKSMTFENGTDTLVVADQGIYTINSDGSITFKPEKKFTGKATPVNVKRVDTNGTEVTATYTPTVEEVIPNATGDQTEGPQGLVQNGKITFEAGRPEVGFSADSTPVFDTGTNVKEIENVGKFEVDIDGNITFTPVKTFVGKTPEIEVSRADVNGTVAKAKYQATVTAVKPTGVGNKTEGLQGQVQEGKVTFTPGHDSVPFPAGSTPLFDNHSTVKEVQNVGKFEVDSDGKVTFTPVKQFKGETPELELTRTDANGTPVTVKYQAVVKEVVPRGTDATSTGPQGVPQIGSPSFQGGDPLVPIDMDSPMTFEDGQPKKTVQGVGEYTINSDGTITFTPDKQYVGTPASVTVKRVDKNGTEVTATYTPTVTRVTPTSTNVESTGLQGQPQSGKPTFSPGDQAVPIDMTKSMTFENGTDTLVVANQGTYTINSDGSITFKPVKQFTGKATPVTVKRVDANGTEITATYTPTVTKVIPTSTNATSTGPQGVPQTGIPTFAGGDPLVPIDDSVEPTFEDGSKEKKIPGKGTYTITPDGAVTFTPDKQFVGKPDPITVKRVDKNGTPVTATYSPEFTKVTPTGTGTKTEGLQGQVQEGKVTFTPGHDSVPFPAGSTPLFGNGKNIKEVPNVGKFEVDADGKVTFTPDKQFKGETPELELTRVDANGTPVTVKYQAVVKEVIPTSTNVISTGPQGVPQTGTPTFAGGDPLVPIDDSVEPTFEDGSKKKTIPGQGTYTITPYGAVTFTPDKQFVGKPDPVTVKRVDKNGTPVTATYSPEFTKVTPTGTGDKTEGLQGQVQEGKVSFTPGHDSVPFPAGSTPLFDNNSTVKEVPNVGKFEVNADGKVTFTPDKQFKGETPELELTRVDANGTPITVKYQAVVKEVIPTGTNATSTGPQGVPQTGTPTFAGGDPLVPIDESVEPTFEDGSKEKKIPGQGTYTIAPDGVVTFTPEKQYVGKPDPVTVKRVDKNGTEVTATYSPEFTKVTPTGTGTKTEGLQGQVQEGKVSFTPGHNSVPFPAGSTPLFDNGSSVKEVPNVGKFEVDADGKVTFTPDKQFKGEIPELELTRTDANGTPVTVKYQAVVKEVIPTSTNTTSTGPQGVPQTGTPTFAGGDPLVPIDDSVVPSFDDGSKEKTIPGQGTYTITPDGAVTFTPDKQFVGKPDSVTVKRVDKNGTPVTATYSPEFAKVTPTGKDATSTNIKGHVQTGKPVFESGNPLVPIDETIAPTFEDGSKEKTIPGEGTYTITSDGTVTFTPEADFLGQGSGVTLIRRDKNGTSVTARYVPTVVAPSTSKDSVSSGRKGQAQTGTPTFEGAIDHAVAPTFADGSTEMVVPGEGTYRFTMLGAVTFVPEADFVGTARGVVVKRSDIYGNAVTATYTPTVLGSTATEDTGSTGLKGQPQTGKPIFEGDVDPTVPPTFEDGSTEKVVPGQGTYTIAPDGTVTFVPETGFVGQADGVTVIRKDRNGQMISAVYVPTVTENPVQPERTITPAPPSLSKSEGAKSLPKTGTEETSYLAASLLAGVSGLGLMGLEKRKKKSED from the coding sequence ATGGGAAAAGATTTATTTAATCCTCACCTGCGTAAGTTTTCGATTCGGAAACTGAACGTCGGTGTTTGTTCTGTGCTCTTGTCAACCCTGCTTCTTTTGGGAGCAGCGGCACAAGTTAGTGCTGACGAAGCTAGTGATTCTGGTGCCCAGAACGATGTTTCGCAAACAGGAATAGCCGAATCATCAGTGAATTCTGCTGAAACTGTGGCTTCTGAACATTTACATGCAAAAGAAAGTTCAGCACTTGCTTTTGCTACTGAGACCCTTCAATCCGATGATAATCCTAGTCCAAGAAGCTCAGAGCCTGAGAAAGTTGAAGAATCTACTGAATCTACAGCAACTAAATCAGTCGAGGATACTCAACCAATCACTGTTCACCCAGAAACATCTAACGCGGCTGTCGTGTCTGAAAAGTCAGAAGCAACCGCAGATCTAGCTCAGCCTAATCGCTTTCGTCGTGTGAGACGGGATGCTACACCTACTGGACAACAGAACAGTCTAACAACAGGAGTTCCGATAGGTACTGGATCAGCTGGGGCAGATGATGCTACCTCTACGCCAAGAGTACCTAAACCAAGCTTGGAGGAATCTGTCAAGAAAGATAGTACCCAATTAGCCAAACAGATTACTTGGCTTGATTTTTCGGATATTGCAAGTTGGAAAGGATTGGATTCACGAGGCGGACTCCAAGTAGGAACGACCTTCAAGAAAGAAATTTCACCTGGCTATGAGGTGACCTTGACCGTCACAGAGCTCAAGCCTTTTAATTCCACAGAAATATATAGAAAACGGGTTAAAGGAACACCGACAGAAAATACTTATAACCCAAATGCACAAAATGATTTCTTGCAGTCGAGTTCAAAATATGGGAGAACACCACTTTCAGTGATAGGGGCAAGTCAGGATCAATGGACAACTATTCGTAATCAAGGTTTTAATACCCAGAATCATAAGACGCAACTTGTTTACCCTGAGGATTCAGCTAACTGGGGAGTGAAATTCAATATTGAGGCAACCTATCTCGGTAAGCGAGTGGCCCCTACGGTGGTTATGGCCGATGGTGAAGACGCCAACCCAGGTGAATTTGCTATCTTCACTACTAACGGAGAAGGATGGGAATATCTCGGTGAATGGAAGAATAAGAGTACTGCCAAAGAAGCCTACACGGTTATTACCAAGCAAATGGTGGATGAAGCGGATAAAAAAACGCGCGGCGGCCTCTTAATTTTAAGAGATAAAAGCGTAGACTGGTATAAGTACCTCAGTCCAGATACCGTGACGGGTGGTCTGGGAAGTCAGGTATTTGGACCAAACCGTTCTAACGAACGGACGGTTCCTGTAGTGATGACGCGTGGGGCATCTGAAGTAGGTTTCTATGTAGCATCATCTGGGCAACAGGCTATGATGATGGGATTTTTAGTGGTGGATGGAAGTGATGCGCCAGCGACTTATGGCGAAGCCTTCCATACCATTTCAGGACGTGATTCGGTGACTGGTAAGCTAATTAATCAGCCTTATTTAGGGACAACGCCAGCTGATATTGATGTTGAGTCATCCAATGACTGGGTTCTGGATGATAAAAAGGAACATAAGGACGAGGGGGCCAGCCAATTACTAGCGGACGATCAATTAAGCGCTTCTAATGATTTGCTTGATTTAGACAAAGCCACAAATGGAACTTATACGATTAAAATCAAAGCTAACCCAAATGGCAATGCTAAATCCTATGTCAAGGCATGGATTGACTTCAATAATGATGGAGTCTTCAGTGAAAGCGAAGGTAGCAACCTACAAGAGATTACAGCTGCTGGTGACTATACCTTGACCTTCAATGCCAACTCAAATATTAGTGGCGGTCAAGTAGACAAATTGGGTATGCGTTTCCGAATTGCGACTAATAAAGGCGATATTGAGCAACCAACCGGTATTGCCTTTAGCGGTGAAGTAGAAGATATGCTCTTGCATCGCATTTATCCTCCTAAGGGGGAGAAGCAGACTACGGACGGCTTTACAGGTGAGACTCAAACTACTATCCTTCACTTCACACCTAAAGGAACGGATCGTTCAGACGACAGTGTCAATGCAGTTATGAGTACCCAAGCGCCTCAGGTTTTGGATAAGAAAGGCCAAGTTCTGACCGCCGTCGATGGTAACTATATTCGTCCAGAAGGGACCTATCAAGTGACCGTCAATGGCAATGATGTGCAAGTAACCTTTACACCAAATGCGGAATTTTCTGGAATTGCTGATGGAATTAACATCCGTTGGACTGACAGCAATGGTACATCAACTGGATGGACTTCAACGGATACTTCTGACCCTAATAAAAATGATCAATTGACTAGTATGGACGGCCGTCATGTGCCGACAGTCCGTAAGATTCCAAACTACGAATCAAATGGTATTCAAGGGTTAGACCAAAATAAAACGCTAATCTTTAACGATGATGATGCGAATACGGCCCCTCTCATGCCAGATGCTACCCATCCTGCCATCTTTGTGGATGCTAACGGTCAGACAGTAGCAGGCAACACGGTGCCAGCCATGTCCAATGGCCAGCAAGTCGGGACCTATGAATTGGATCCAAATACCGGCCAAGTAACTTTCAAACCTATCAAAACTTTTTATGGTACGCCAGACCCAGTGGTAGTTCAAGTCAGTGATACCGATGGTAAAGCACATCGGGCACGCTACCAACCTAATGTGACCCAAGTAACACCAAGAAGCACCGATGTTGAATCAACTGGCCTCCAAGGTCAAGCACAAAGTGGTAAGCCGACCTTCACCCCAGGTGACCAACAAATCCCAATTGACATGAGCAAAGCCATGACTTTTGAAAATGGGACGAACACCTTGGAAGTAGCTAATGAAGGAACTTATACTATCAATTCAGATGATACCATTAGCTTCAAGCCGCTTAAGCAATTCACTGGTAAGGCGACTCCAGTGACGGTCAAACGTGTTGATACCAATGGCACCGAAGTGACTGCAACCTATACACCTAACGTGACCAAGGTCACACCAACCAGCACACCCGCTATTTCATCAGGTCCTCAAGGGGTGCCACAAACAGGAACGCCGGTCTTCAAGGAAGGCGACCCAGCGGTTCCAATCGACTATAACAAGCAAATGACCTTTGACGATGGTCAACCTAAGAAGACGGTTGCGGGCGTAGGGGAATATACCATCAATTCAGATGGATCTATTACCTTTACCCCAGATAAGAAATATGTGGGGACCCCAGCTGCAGTGACGGTCAAACGAGTTGACGAAAATGGCACCGAAGTAAGAGCGACCTATACGCCAACCGTGACGGAGGTTACACCAAGAAGTACCAATGCCGTTTCAAGTGGCCTGCAAGGACAACCACAAAGTGGCAAGCCAACCTTCACCCCAGGTGACAAGGCTGTGCCGATTGATATGAGCCAACCAATGACCTTTGAGGATAATCAAACAACTAAGAAGGTAGACAAGGTCGGGACTTATGTCATTGAGTCAGACGGTACGATAACTTTCACGCCAGACAAGCAATATGTGGGGACCCCATCTCCAGTAACAGTTAAACGCGTAGATACAAATGGAACCGAAGTAAGAGCAACCTATACGCCAGCTGTGACGCGAGTCACACCAACCAGCACCAATGCTGAGTCAACAGGCCTGCAAGGCCAACCACAAAGTGGCAAGCCAACTTTCAGTCCAGGTGACCAAGCAGTTCCAATCGATATGACCAAGTCCATGACCTTTGAAAATGGGACTGACACGTTGGTAGTAGCTGATCAAGGAATTTATACTATTAATTCAGATGGTTCCATTACTTTTAAGCCAGAGAAGAAATTTACTGGCAAGGCGACCCCAGTCAATGTTAAACGTGTAGACACAAATGGAACAGAAGTAACGGCCACTTACACACCTACTGTTGAAGAAGTTATTCCAAACGCAACTGGCGATCAGACTGAAGGTCCACAAGGATTGGTTCAGAATGGCAAGATTACTTTTGAAGCTGGAAGACCAGAAGTAGGTTTTTCAGCAGACAGTACCCCAGTTTTTGACACGGGTACCAATGTGAAAGAAATTGAAAATGTTGGCAAGTTTGAAGTGGATATTGATGGTAATATTACCTTTACACCTGTTAAGACATTTGTAGGTAAAACACCTGAAATTGAAGTCAGTCGTGCAGATGTCAACGGTACCGTCGCTAAGGCAAAATATCAAGCAACGGTGACAGCAGTAAAGCCAACTGGTGTTGGAAATAAGACAGAAGGCCTGCAAGGTCAAGTTCAAGAAGGTAAAGTGACCTTCACACCAGGGCACGACTCTGTTCCATTCCCAGCTGGTTCAACTCCATTGTTTGATAACCATTCAACAGTGAAAGAAGTACAGAATGTCGGTAAGTTTGAAGTGGACTCTGATGGTAAGGTTACCTTCACTCCAGTCAAGCAGTTTAAGGGGGAAACACCAGAACTTGAATTGACTCGCACCGATGCTAATGGCACTCCTGTTACAGTCAAATACCAAGCAGTTGTGAAAGAAGTGGTTCCAAGAGGAACCGACGCGACTAGCACAGGTCCTCAGGGTGTTCCGCAAATAGGTAGCCCGAGCTTCCAAGGTGGTGATCCGCTAGTTCCGATTGATATGGATTCTCCAATGACCTTTGAAGATGGTCAACCTAAGAAGACAGTTCAAGGAGTAGGAGAATATACCATCAACTCAGATGGTACTATCACCTTTACCCCAGACAAACAGTATGTGGGGACCCCAGCTTCAGTTACTGTTAAACGTGTAGATAAGAACGGCACGGAAGTTACTGCCACCTATACGCCAACGGTAACACGGGTAACGCCTACTAGTACCAATGTTGAATCAACGGGTCTCCAAGGTCAACCGCAAAGTGGCAAGCCAACTTTCAGTCCAGGTGACCAAGCGGTTCCAATCGATATGACCAAGTCCATGACCTTTGAAAATGGGACTGACACTTTGGTAGTGGCTAATCAAGGAACTTATACCATTAATTCAGATGGTTCTATTACCTTCAAACCAGTTAAGCAATTTACTGGCAAGGCGACACCTGTTACGGTTAAACGAGTCGATGCTAACGGTACAGAAATAACTGCGACTTATACACCGACCGTTACCAAGGTGATACCAACCAGCACCAATGCGACTAGCACAGGTCCTCAAGGTGTCCCTCAAACTGGCATTCCAACCTTTGCGGGTGGTGATCCACTAGTTCCAATTGATGACTCAGTAGAGCCAACTTTCGAAGATGGAAGTAAGGAGAAAAAGATTCCAGGTAAAGGAACCTACACCATTACTCCAGATGGAGCAGTGACCTTCACGCCAGACAAGCAATTTGTGGGTAAACCAGATCCAATCACTGTGAAGCGAGTGGATAAGAACGGTACACCAGTAACGGCAACTTACAGCCCAGAGTTTACTAAGGTTACGCCAACTGGTACTGGCACTAAGACAGAAGGCCTACAAGGTCAAGTCCAGGAAGGCAAAGTGACCTTTACGCCTGGTCATGACTCAGTTCCATTCCCAGCCGGTTCGACTCCACTCTTTGGTAACGGAAAGAATATTAAAGAAGTGCCAAATGTTGGTAAGTTCGAAGTGGATGCGGACGGCAAGGTTACTTTCACTCCAGACAAACAATTCAAGGGTGAAACACCAGAACTCGAATTGACTCGTGTGGATGCTAATGGCACTCCAGTAACCGTCAAGTACCAAGCGGTAGTGAAAGAAGTGATTCCTACTAGCACCAATGTGATTAGCACTGGTCCTCAAGGTGTTCCGCAAACTGGCACCCCAACTTTTGCTGGCGGTGATCCACTAGTTCCAATTGATGACTCAGTAGAGCCAACTTTCGAAGATGGAAGCAAGAAGAAGACCATTCCAGGTCAAGGAACGTATACCATCACTCCGTATGGAGCAGTGACCTTCACTCCAGACAAGCAATTTGTAGGTAAACCAGACCCAGTCACAGTAAAACGAGTGGATAAGAACGGCACACCAGTGACAGCGACCTACAGTCCAGAGTTTACCAAGGTAACTCCAACTGGTACTGGTGATAAGACAGAAGGTCTTCAAGGTCAAGTCCAAGAAGGTAAAGTAAGCTTCACCCCAGGCCATGACTCTGTTCCATTCCCAGCTGGTTCAACTCCGCTGTTTGATAACAATTCAACAGTGAAAGAAGTTCCAAATGTCGGCAAGTTCGAAGTGAATGCGGATGGAAAGGTGACTTTCACACCAGACAAACAATTCAAGGGTGAAACACCGGAACTCGAATTAACTCGTGTGGATGCCAACGGTACTCCTATCACCGTCAAATATCAAGCAGTAGTGAAAGAAGTGATTCCAACTGGCACCAATGCGACTAGCACTGGTCCTCAAGGTGTTCCACAAACCGGTACTCCAACGTTTGCGGGTGGTGATCCACTAGTTCCAATTGATGAATCAGTAGAGCCAACTTTCGAAGATGGCAGCAAGGAGAAAAAGATTCCAGGTCAAGGAACTTACACCATTGCACCAGATGGCGTAGTGACTTTCACACCTGAAAAACAATATGTTGGTAAACCAGATCCAGTCACTGTGAAACGTGTAGATAAGAACGGCACGGAAGTGACTGCGACTTACAGTCCAGAATTTACGAAAGTAACTCCAACTGGTACTGGCACTAAGACAGAAGGCTTGCAAGGCCAAGTTCAAGAAGGCAAAGTAAGCTTCACTCCAGGGCACAACTCTGTTCCATTCCCTGCTGGTTCGACTCCGTTATTTGACAATGGTTCTTCTGTCAAAGAAGTACCGAATGTTGGTAAGTTTGAAGTTGATGCGGACGGTAAGGTGACTTTCACTCCAGACAAGCAGTTTAAGGGTGAGATACCGGAACTTGAATTGACTCGTACCGATGCCAATGGCACTCCAGTAACCGTCAAGTACCAAGCGGTAGTGAAAGAAGTGATTCCTACTAGCACCAATACAACCAGCACCGGTCCACAAGGTGTTCCACAAACCGGCACACCGACCTTTGCAGGTGGTGATCCACTGGTTCCAATTGATGACTCAGTTGTGCCAAGCTTCGACGATGGCAGCAAGGAAAAGACCATTCCAGGTCAGGGAACATACACCATTACTCCAGATGGAGCAGTGACCTTTACTCCAGACAAGCAGTTTGTAGGCAAACCAGATTCAGTGACTGTAAAACGTGTCGATAAAAATGGCACTCCAGTAACAGCTACCTACAGTCCAGAGTTTGCCAAGGTTACTCCAACTGGTAAAGATGCGACCTCTACGAATATCAAAGGTCATGTTCAAACAGGCAAACCTGTATTTGAGTCAGGTAATCCATTGGTGCCAATTGATGAGACGATTGCACCAACCTTCGAAGACGGAAGCAAGGAAAAGACTATTCCGGGTGAGGGGACTTATACCATCACGTCAGATGGGACAGTCACCTTCACTCCAGAAGCTGATTTCCTTGGTCAGGGAAGCGGTGTGACTCTTATTCGTCGTGATAAGAATGGCACTTCAGTTACAGCTCGCTATGTTCCAACCGTGGTTGCACCATCAACTAGCAAGGACAGTGTATCCAGTGGCCGCAAGGGCCAAGCTCAAACGGGCACGCCAACTTTTGAAGGGGCGATTGACCATGCAGTAGCACCGACCTTTGCGGACGGCAGCACCGAAATGGTTGTCCCAGGAGAAGGAACTTATCGGTTCACTATGCTAGGGGCAGTGACCTTTGTGCCGGAAGCCGACTTTGTCGGAACTGCTCGCGGAGTTGTCGTGAAACGTTCAGATATTTATGGCAATGCCGTGACGGCAACCTATACCCCAACTGTTTTGGGAAGCACGGCCACAGAAGATACCGGTAGCACCGGTCTCAAAGGCCAGCCTCAAACTGGTAAACCAATCTTTGAAGGCGACGTAGATCCAACCGTTCCTCCAACTTTCGAGGATGGCAGTACTGAAAAGGTTGTTCCAGGTCAAGGTACTTACACGATTGCGCCAGATGGCACAGTGACCTTTGTACCGGAAACTGGCTTTGTCGGCCAAGCTGACGGTGTGACAGTGATTCGCAAAGACCGCAACGGTCAGATGATTTCAGCAGTTTACGTTCCGACTGTGACAGAAAATCCTGTTCAGCCAGAGCGGACGATTACGCCTGCCCCTCCATCACTTTCTAAGAGTGAGGGTGCAAAATCCCTTCCTAAGACAGGTACAGAAGAAACCTCATACTTAGCTGCAAGCTTGCTTGCGGGAGTATCAGGTTTGGGACTGATGGGCTTAGAGAAGAGAAAGAAAAAGTCTGAAGACTAA